Proteins from a single region of Macaca thibetana thibetana isolate TM-01 chromosome 4, ASM2454274v1, whole genome shotgun sequence:
- the PHF10 gene encoding PHD finger protein 10 isoform X2 has translation MAVAAALAGRGARGGRGRPPGGRAEGAGPGRRGARAAAAAAAAAAAAAAAAGTRRRRRRRRRRGALGLMAAAAGPGAALSPRPCDSDPATPGAQSPKDDNEDNSNDGTQPSKRRRMGSGDSSRSCETSSQDLGFSYYPAENLIEYKWPPDETGEYYMLQEQVSEYLGVTSFKRKYPERRDLSHKEKLYLRELNVITETQCTLGLTALRSDEVIDLMIKEYPAKHAEYSVILQEKERQRITDHYKEYSQMQQQNTQKVEASKVPEYIKKAAKKAAEFNSNLNRERMEERRAYFDLQTHVIQVPQGKYKVLPTERTKVSSYPVALIPGQFQEYYKRYSPDELRYLPLNTALYEPPLDPELPALDSDGDSDDGEDGRGDEKRKNKGTSDSSSGNVSEGESPPDSQEDSFQGRQKSKDKAATPRKDGPKRSVLSKSVPGYKPKVIPNAICGICLKGKESNKKGKAESLIHCSQCENSGHPSCLDMTVELVSMIKTYPWQCMECKTCIICGQPHHEEEMMFCDVCDRGYHTFCVGLGAIPSGRWICDCCQRAPPTPRKVGRRGKNSKEG, from the exons ATGGCGGTGGCGGCGGCGCTGGCGGGCCGCGGGGCGCGCGGCGGCAGGGGCCGGCCCCCGGGCGGGCGGGcggagggggcggggccggggcggcgGGGGGCccgcgcggcggcggcggcggcggcggcggcggcggcggcggcggcggcggccgggaCGAGGCGGAGGCGACGGCGTCGGCGGCGGCGCGGGGCGCTCGGGCTGATGGCGGCGGCGGCCGGGCCCGGGGCTGCTCTGTCCCCGCGGCCGTGCGACAGCGACCCAGCTACCCCCGGAGCGCAGTCCCCGAAG GATGATAATGAAGATAATTCAAATGATGGGACCCAGCCATCCAAAAGGAGGCGAATGGGCTCAGGAGATAGTTCTAGGAGTTGTGAAACTTCAAGTCAAGATCTTGG CTTTAGTTACTATCCAGCAGAAAATTTGATAGAGTACAAATGGCCACCGGATGAAACAGGAGAATACTATATGCTTCAAGAACAAGTCAGTGAATATTTGGGTGTGACCTcctttaaaaggaaatatccag AGCGACGAGATTTGTCTCACAAGGAGAAACTCTACCTGAGAGAACTAAATGTCATTACTGAAACTCAGTGCACTCTAG GTTTAACAGCATTGCGCAGTGATGAAGTGATTGATTTAATGATAAAAGAATATCCAGCCAAACATGCTGAGTATTCTGTTATTCTACAAGAAAAAGAACGTCAACGAATTACAGACCATTATAAAGAGTATTCT caaatgCAACAACAGAATACTCAGAAAGTTGAAGCCAGTAAAGTGCCTGAGTATATTAAGAAAGCTGCCAAAAAGGCAGCTGAATTTAATAGCAACTTAAACCGGGAACGCATGGAAGAAAGAAGAGCTTATTTTGACTTGCAGACACAT GTTATCCAGGTGCCTCAAGGGAAGTACAAAGTTTTGCCAACAGAGCGAACAAAGGTCAGTTCTTACCCAGTGGCTCTCATCCCCGGACAGTTCCAGGAATATTATAAAAG GTACTCACCAGATGAGCTGCGGTATCTGCCATTAAACACAGCCCTATATGAGCCCCCTCTGGATCCTGAGCTCCCTGCTCTAGACAGTGACGGTGATTCAGATGATGGCGAAGATGGTCGAGGTGACGAGAAACGGAAAAATAAAGGCACTTCG GACAGCTCCTCTGGCAATGTATCTGAAGGAGAAAGCCCTCCTGACAGCCAGGAGGACTCTTTCCAGGGAAGACAGAAATCAAAAGACAAAGCTGCCACTCCAAGAAAAGATGGTCCCAAACGTTCTGTACTGTCCAAGTCAGTTCCTGGGTACAAG CCAAAGGTCATTCCAAATGCTATATGTGGAATTTGTCTGAAGGGTAAGGAGTCCAACAAGAAAGGAAAGGCTGAATCACTTATACACTGCTCCCAATGTGAGAATAGTG GCCATCCTTCTTGCCTGGATATGACAGTGGAGCTTGTTTCTATGATTAAGACCTACCCATGGCAGTGTATGGAATGTAAAACATGCATTATATGTGGACAACCCCACCATGAAGAAGAAATGATGTTCTGTGATGTGTGTGACAGAGGTTATCATACTTTTTGTGTGGGCCTTGGTGCTATTCCATCag GTCGCTGGATTTGTGACTGTTGTCAGCGGGCCCCCCCAACACCCAGGAAAGTGGGCAGAAGGGGGAAAAACAGCAAAGAGGGATAA
- the C4H6orf120 gene encoding UPF0669 protein C6orf120 homolog isoform X1, giving the protein MRKVRPLVGSGGEYESAIAALPLPLVGAALGGGVSPPPPPRGLTRVGRDSPSDRPGAWTRRGPAGGRRGRAPVLSASRVPSSTDPLADLGAEPPAMAAPRGRAAPWTTALLLLLTSQILSPGSCADEEEVPEEWVLLHVVQGQIGAGNYSYLRLNHEGKIVLRMRSLKGDADLYVSASSLHPSFDDYELQSATCGPDAVSIPAHFRRPVGIGVYGHPSHLESEFEMKVYYDGTVEQHPFGEAAYPADGADAGQKHARAPEDASQEEESVLWTILISILKLVLEILF; this is encoded by the coding sequence ATGCGTAAGGTTCGGCCCCTTGTGGGGAGCGGTGGTGAGTACGAGAGTGCCATAgcggccctgcccctgcccctggtgGGCGCCGCGCTAGGGGGAGGGGTTagcccaccccctcctccccggGGCCTCACGCGGGTGGGAAGGGACAGTCCCAGCGACAGACCCGGCGCCTGGACGCGCCGTGGCCCCGCGGGCGGACGACGGGGACGGGCTCCGGTACTGAGCGCCTCCCGTGTCCCCAGCAGCACTGACCCACTTGCAGACCTCGGAGCTGAGCCGCCAGCCATGGCCGCTCCCCGCGGGAGGGCCGCGCCCTGGACGACggccctgctgctgctcctgACCTCGCAGATCCTGTCCCCGGGGAGCTGCGCGGACGAGGAGGAGGTCCCCGAGGAGTGGGTGCTCCTGCACGTCGTCCAAGGCCAGATAGGCGCCGGGAATTACAGCTACTTGCGGCTGAACCACGAGGGCAAGATAGTCCTCAGGATGCGCAGCCTCAAGGGCGATGCGGACCTGTACGTCTCGGCCAGCAGCCTGCACCCCAGCTTCGACGACTACGAGCTGCAGTCGGCCACCTGCGGCCCGGACGCTGTGTCCATCCCCGCGCACTTCCGGCGCCCAGTGGGCATCGGCGTCTACGGACACCCATCCCACCTGGAGAGCGAGTTCGAGATGAAGGTGTACTACGACGGCACAGTCGAGCAGCACCCGTTCGGCGAGGCCGCCTACCCCGCCGATGGTGCAGATGCCGGCCAGAAGCACGCTCGTGCCCCGGAAGACGCCTCGCAAGAGGAGGAATCTGTTCTCTGGACGATATTAATTAGCATTTTGAAACTGGTACTTGAAATTCTCTTTTGA
- the PHF10 gene encoding PHD finger protein 10 isoform X1 gives MAVAAALAGRGARGGRGRPPGGRAEGAGPGRRGARAAAAAAAAAAAAAAAAGTRRRRRRRRRRGALGLMAAAAGPGAALSPRPCDSDPATPGAQSPKDDNEDNSNDGTQPSKRRRMGSGDSSRSCETSSQDLGFSYYPAENLIEYKWPPDETGEYYMLQEQVSEYLGVTSFKRKYPDLERRDLSHKEKLYLRELNVITETQCTLGLTALRSDEVIDLMIKEYPAKHAEYSVILQEKERQRITDHYKEYSQMQQQNTQKVEASKVPEYIKKAAKKAAEFNSNLNRERMEERRAYFDLQTHVIQVPQGKYKVLPTERTKVSSYPVALIPGQFQEYYKRYSPDELRYLPLNTALYEPPLDPELPALDSDGDSDDGEDGRGDEKRKNKGTSDSSSGNVSEGESPPDSQEDSFQGRQKSKDKAATPRKDGPKRSVLSKSVPGYKPKVIPNAICGICLKGKESNKKGKAESLIHCSQCENSGHPSCLDMTVELVSMIKTYPWQCMECKTCIICGQPHHEEEMMFCDVCDRGYHTFCVGLGAIPSGRWICDCCQRAPPTPRKVGRRGKNSKEG, from the exons ATGGCGGTGGCGGCGGCGCTGGCGGGCCGCGGGGCGCGCGGCGGCAGGGGCCGGCCCCCGGGCGGGCGGGcggagggggcggggccggggcggcgGGGGGCccgcgcggcggcggcggcggcggcggcggcggcggcggcggcggcggcggccgggaCGAGGCGGAGGCGACGGCGTCGGCGGCGGCGCGGGGCGCTCGGGCTGATGGCGGCGGCGGCCGGGCCCGGGGCTGCTCTGTCCCCGCGGCCGTGCGACAGCGACCCAGCTACCCCCGGAGCGCAGTCCCCGAAG GATGATAATGAAGATAATTCAAATGATGGGACCCAGCCATCCAAAAGGAGGCGAATGGGCTCAGGAGATAGTTCTAGGAGTTGTGAAACTTCAAGTCAAGATCTTGG CTTTAGTTACTATCCAGCAGAAAATTTGATAGAGTACAAATGGCCACCGGATGAAACAGGAGAATACTATATGCTTCAAGAACAAGTCAGTGAATATTTGGGTGTGACCTcctttaaaaggaaatatccag atttaGAGCGACGAGATTTGTCTCACAAGGAGAAACTCTACCTGAGAGAACTAAATGTCATTACTGAAACTCAGTGCACTCTAG GTTTAACAGCATTGCGCAGTGATGAAGTGATTGATTTAATGATAAAAGAATATCCAGCCAAACATGCTGAGTATTCTGTTATTCTACAAGAAAAAGAACGTCAACGAATTACAGACCATTATAAAGAGTATTCT caaatgCAACAACAGAATACTCAGAAAGTTGAAGCCAGTAAAGTGCCTGAGTATATTAAGAAAGCTGCCAAAAAGGCAGCTGAATTTAATAGCAACTTAAACCGGGAACGCATGGAAGAAAGAAGAGCTTATTTTGACTTGCAGACACAT GTTATCCAGGTGCCTCAAGGGAAGTACAAAGTTTTGCCAACAGAGCGAACAAAGGTCAGTTCTTACCCAGTGGCTCTCATCCCCGGACAGTTCCAGGAATATTATAAAAG GTACTCACCAGATGAGCTGCGGTATCTGCCATTAAACACAGCCCTATATGAGCCCCCTCTGGATCCTGAGCTCCCTGCTCTAGACAGTGACGGTGATTCAGATGATGGCGAAGATGGTCGAGGTGACGAGAAACGGAAAAATAAAGGCACTTCG GACAGCTCCTCTGGCAATGTATCTGAAGGAGAAAGCCCTCCTGACAGCCAGGAGGACTCTTTCCAGGGAAGACAGAAATCAAAAGACAAAGCTGCCACTCCAAGAAAAGATGGTCCCAAACGTTCTGTACTGTCCAAGTCAGTTCCTGGGTACAAG CCAAAGGTCATTCCAAATGCTATATGTGGAATTTGTCTGAAGGGTAAGGAGTCCAACAAGAAAGGAAAGGCTGAATCACTTATACACTGCTCCCAATGTGAGAATAGTG GCCATCCTTCTTGCCTGGATATGACAGTGGAGCTTGTTTCTATGATTAAGACCTACCCATGGCAGTGTATGGAATGTAAAACATGCATTATATGTGGACAACCCCACCATGAAGAAGAAATGATGTTCTGTGATGTGTGTGACAGAGGTTATCATACTTTTTGTGTGGGCCTTGGTGCTATTCCATCag GTCGCTGGATTTGTGACTGTTGTCAGCGGGCCCCCCCAACACCCAGGAAAGTGGGCAGAAGGGGGAAAAACAGCAAAGAGGGATAA
- the LOC126953479 gene encoding translation initiation factor IF-2-like, with the protein MAAASALPAREGARGWKGAGLRAGMEEARRRRRFSRQPNPPGRGRRLSTARRRGSLQPRRSLASAPPPPQPRRSPQPHSRLSPPAPLSPAAASAPPPPDSPRPGAVLDRGSPQPAARPTSRPPSGPPRPGSSPLGALAAAPSPRPPARPLHASPSLPSSLPVAPALPCPAPAGGPRPTPSLPGVALLGAAAPRLRGLRLRALAVVAPRPPLFSDRPSRWRRSERAAEPPARAALPRASKAVSAGCRRPRRSVREARREEVAEIWPSRLCVPAWLMPPPRTRSAGSRGGAWTPAWQVPPRERGSRWVSDAFITDVGLHQGTSRTALKTAGSEEPSLGPGRPAIQLACVSR; encoded by the exons ATGGCCGCCGCCAGCGCGCTGCCCGCGCGGGAGGGCGCCAGAGGCTGGAAGGGCGCGGGGCTGCGGGCCGGAATGGAGGAGGCCAGGCGGCGGCGGCGCTTCTCTCGTCAGCCCAACCCGCCCGGCCGCGGCCGCCGCCTCAGCACCGCC cGCCGCCGCGGCTCCCTTCAGCCCCGCCGCTCGCTCGCCTCAGCGCCACCGCCGCCTCAGCCCCGCCGCTCCCCTCAACCCCACAGCCGCCTCAGCCCCCCTGCTCCCCTCAGCCCCGCGGCCGCCTCAGCCCCGCCGCCGCCTGACTCCCCACGGCCCGGCGCTGTACTCGACCGCGGCTCCCCCCAGCCCGCGGCGCGCCCCACCTCCCGCCCGCCCTCCGGCCCGCCCCGGCCCGGCTCGTCGCCACTTGGCGCGCTCGCAGCCGCCCCCTCCCCGCGGCCCCCGGCCCGGCCCCTCCACGCGTCACCCTcgctcccttcctctctcccggTGGCGCCcgccctgccctgccccgccCCTGCCGGGGGTCCCcgccccaccccctccctgccGGGGGTCGCCCTGCTCGGAGCAGCCGCGCCGAGACTGCGCGGCCTCCGCCTCCGTGCGCTCGCAGTCGTCGCTCCTCGCCCGCCTTTGTTCTCGGACCGCCCCTCTCGCTGGCGACGCTCCGAGAGAGCCGCGGAGCCACCTGCCAGGGCCGCGCTTCCCCGAGCATCCAAAGCTGTCTCCGCGGGCTGTCGACGCCCGCGCCGGAGCGTGCGGGAGGCACGGCGGGAAGAAGTCGCTGAGATTTGGCCCTCGCGGCTTTGCGTTCCCGCGTGGTTGATGCCTCCGCCGAGAACGCGGTCGGCCGGGAGCCGGGGAGGAGCCTGGACGCCGGCCTGGCAGGTACCCCCGCGAGAACGTGGGAGCCGGTGGGTTTCAGATGCATTTATTACTGATGTCGGGCTGCATCAGGGCACTTCTAGGACCGCACTGAAAACAGCGGGAAGTGAGGAGCCGAGCCTGGGTCCGGGGCGGCCCGCCATACAGCTGGCCTGCGTCTCCAGATGA
- the C4H6orf120 gene encoding UPF0669 protein C6orf120 homolog isoform X2 has product MAAPRGRAAPWTTALLLLLTSQILSPGSCADEEEVPEEWVLLHVVQGQIGAGNYSYLRLNHEGKIVLRMRSLKGDADLYVSASSLHPSFDDYELQSATCGPDAVSIPAHFRRPVGIGVYGHPSHLESEFEMKVYYDGTVEQHPFGEAAYPADGADAGQKHARAPEDASQEEESVLWTILISILKLVLEILF; this is encoded by the coding sequence ATGGCCGCTCCCCGCGGGAGGGCCGCGCCCTGGACGACggccctgctgctgctcctgACCTCGCAGATCCTGTCCCCGGGGAGCTGCGCGGACGAGGAGGAGGTCCCCGAGGAGTGGGTGCTCCTGCACGTCGTCCAAGGCCAGATAGGCGCCGGGAATTACAGCTACTTGCGGCTGAACCACGAGGGCAAGATAGTCCTCAGGATGCGCAGCCTCAAGGGCGATGCGGACCTGTACGTCTCGGCCAGCAGCCTGCACCCCAGCTTCGACGACTACGAGCTGCAGTCGGCCACCTGCGGCCCGGACGCTGTGTCCATCCCCGCGCACTTCCGGCGCCCAGTGGGCATCGGCGTCTACGGACACCCATCCCACCTGGAGAGCGAGTTCGAGATGAAGGTGTACTACGACGGCACAGTCGAGCAGCACCCGTTCGGCGAGGCCGCCTACCCCGCCGATGGTGCAGATGCCGGCCAGAAGCACGCTCGTGCCCCGGAAGACGCCTCGCAAGAGGAGGAATCTGTTCTCTGGACGATATTAATTAGCATTTTGAAACTGGTACTTGAAATTCTCTTTTGA